One genomic region from Hoeflea algicola encodes:
- a CDS encoding baseplate multidomain protein megatron: protein MSTLLLQVAGAALGSAFGPVGSAIGSAIGATIGGMLDTSLIKSTRTIHGRGLTGARIPAADEGSPVLRVPGTMRIAGTLIWATRFEETVTRERQGGKGRGPKVENYAYHANFALGLCEGPIASIRRVWADGRELDLETLEMRIYRGTAQQLPDPLIEAKQGAGRAPAWRGLAYVVFERLPLDDFGNRIPAFQFEVVRPVGKLETAIEAVALIPGSTEHGYATTPVRESLGVGAQRLINRNMRQASTDWAQSIDELQALCPNLKSVALVSAWFGDDLRADRCRFRPGVEVAARAGETRPWKVGGLSRATAHLISRNDGGPAYGGTPDDSAVIEAIRDLKARGLEVVLYPFVLMDIAADNALPDPYGGIGQPAYPWRGRMTAAPAPREPGSPNGSAAMRDHIDSLCSETSAADFAIAGGIVSWLGGDEGYRRFVLHHAALAEAAGGVDGFIVGSEMIGLTRLRDGSGGFPFVDQLIGLATEVRAMLGGETRLTYAADWSEYSGYRPADGSGDVIFNLDPLWAHPAIGAVGIDNYMPLSDWRDSDLTAGNPDGARHANDAAAMEAVIAGGEGFDWYYQDEAGRNARERLPISDGLAGKHWLYRVKDLRGWWENQHFDRIGGSDASTPSAWVPESKPFWFTELGCRAVDKGAGQPNLFPDPKSSEAALPWFSNGGRDDLSQRSFLEAHLAHWAGSDNADGMVDPRHIHLWSWDARPFPAFPLSREVWSDGDNWRTGHWLNGRLGTVALKDLIAALLIEAEFDAFDVDRVDGMITGHVLSSPLSPRAALEPLMEAFAIDVREGPTGLEFSSSLRIGTAARGVDVVAETDEGPLFEEIRGEISEFANEAVLQFVDPLADHAPASARSRRLEGEPLRQRDLQLSIAIDPGLARMTADRWLHDHRMQRRRLRFALPPQAVALQPGDTIRLLPDTAPRGLFRVTRIEDGDLRRIEAVSHAGAATAAAVESLQDRAADDANAFFAPEIVFLDLPVLSGTEVTAWARAAGLSRPWRRVALSSSVEEEGYRLRATLDAPARIGQLATPLLPGFAEGRLDRSRAVEVDLAFSGLATVSRLALLNGANAAAVRSVTGIWEVLQFEVAEEISSDRWRLENLLRGQAGTDDAMRAGAEADATFVLLDTAVRPLGLLPEEAGRDLNWIAEPAGAAARGATPQLFAGGERALIPLSPVHLRACRQPGGVLFDWIRRGRIGADNWTPAEIANDENSERYRVELLEAGAVLRSIEVDSAQWFYPDADELTDFGAPQTELTLRVAQAGKFLPWGVARTATVRP from the coding sequence ATGTCGACACTCTTGTTGCAGGTTGCCGGCGCAGCGCTAGGCAGTGCCTTCGGACCGGTCGGATCCGCCATCGGGTCGGCGATTGGCGCCACCATTGGCGGCATGCTCGACACCAGCCTGATCAAGTCCACTCGCACCATTCATGGCCGCGGACTTACCGGCGCCCGCATTCCCGCCGCCGACGAGGGATCGCCGGTGCTCAGGGTGCCCGGCACCATGCGGATTGCCGGCACGCTGATCTGGGCGACGCGGTTTGAGGAAACCGTCACCCGCGAGCGTCAGGGTGGCAAGGGCCGTGGCCCCAAGGTAGAAAACTACGCCTATCATGCCAATTTTGCACTGGGATTGTGCGAAGGGCCAATCGCCTCGATCCGTCGAGTCTGGGCCGACGGCCGCGAACTCGATCTCGAGACCCTGGAGATGCGGATCTACCGGGGCACGGCTCAGCAATTGCCCGATCCGCTGATCGAGGCCAAGCAGGGCGCGGGCCGGGCGCCGGCCTGGCGTGGGCTCGCCTATGTGGTGTTCGAGCGGCTGCCGCTTGATGATTTCGGCAATCGCATTCCCGCCTTCCAGTTCGAGGTGGTGCGGCCGGTGGGAAAGCTGGAAACGGCGATCGAGGCGGTGGCGCTGATTCCGGGCTCGACCGAGCACGGCTATGCGACGACGCCGGTGCGCGAAAGCCTGGGCGTCGGCGCGCAACGGCTGATCAACCGCAACATGCGCCAGGCATCGACCGATTGGGCGCAGTCGATCGATGAGTTGCAGGCGCTGTGCCCCAATTTGAAATCGGTGGCGCTGGTTTCGGCCTGGTTCGGCGATGACCTGCGCGCCGATCGCTGCCGGTTCCGGCCTGGTGTCGAAGTGGCGGCACGGGCAGGCGAGACCCGTCCCTGGAAGGTCGGCGGGCTGAGCCGCGCCACCGCGCATCTGATCAGCCGCAATGACGGCGGCCCCGCCTATGGCGGAACCCCTGACGACAGCGCGGTGATCGAGGCGATCCGGGATCTCAAGGCGCGCGGGCTCGAAGTGGTGCTCTATCCCTTTGTGCTGATGGACATTGCAGCGGACAACGCGCTGCCCGACCCGTATGGTGGCATCGGCCAACCTGCCTATCCCTGGCGCGGACGGATGACGGCAGCGCCGGCGCCGCGCGAGCCCGGCAGCCCCAATGGCTCGGCGGCGATGCGAGACCACATCGATAGCCTGTGTAGTGAGACGAGTGCCGCCGATTTCGCGATTGCCGGCGGTATCGTGAGCTGGCTTGGCGGCGACGAGGGCTACCGGCGCTTCGTGCTGCACCATGCGGCACTGGCTGAAGCTGCCGGCGGTGTTGACGGGTTCATCGTCGGCTCCGAAATGATCGGGCTGACGCGTTTGCGGGATGGAAGCGGCGGGTTTCCCTTTGTCGATCAATTGATCGGGCTGGCAACCGAGGTCCGGGCGATGCTGGGAGGGGAGACCAGGCTGACCTATGCAGCCGACTGGAGCGAATATTCAGGCTATCGACCCGCTGATGGCAGTGGCGATGTGATCTTCAACCTCGATCCGCTGTGGGCGCATCCGGCGATTGGTGCTGTCGGCATCGACAATTACATGCCGCTTAGTGACTGGCGCGACAGCGATCTCACTGCGGGCAACCCCGATGGCGCCCGCCATGCCAATGATGCTGCCGCCATGGAAGCGGTGATTGCCGGCGGCGAGGGATTTGACTGGTACTATCAGGACGAGGCCGGGCGTAATGCCCGCGAGCGCCTGCCGATCAGCGACGGACTGGCGGGCAAGCATTGGCTCTACCGGGTCAAGGATCTGCGCGGCTGGTGGGAAAACCAGCATTTCGACCGCATCGGCGGCAGTGACGCCTCGACGCCCAGTGCCTGGGTTCCCGAATCAAAGCCGTTCTGGTTCACCGAACTTGGCTGTCGGGCGGTCGACAAGGGCGCGGGGCAACCCAATCTGTTTCCGGACCCGAAGTCCTCGGAAGCAGCCCTGCCATGGTTTTCCAATGGTGGCCGCGACGACCTTTCCCAGCGCAGCTTTCTTGAAGCCCATCTGGCGCATTGGGCGGGGTCGGACAATGCCGATGGCATGGTTGATCCCCGTCATATCCATCTGTGGAGCTGGGATGCGCGGCCGTTTCCGGCGTTTCCGCTGTCGCGCGAAGTCTGGTCGGATGGCGACAATTGGCGCACCGGTCACTGGCTCAATGGCAGGCTCGGGACGGTGGCGCTCAAGGACCTGATCGCCGCCCTCCTGATTGAGGCCGAGTTTGACGCGTTTGATGTCGATCGGGTGGATGGAATGATCACCGGGCATGTGCTGTCGAGCCCGCTGTCGCCGCGCGCCGCACTGGAGCCATTGATGGAGGCATTTGCCATCGATGTGCGGGAAGGGCCGACGGGGCTGGAGTTTTCCTCGAGCTTGCGCATAGGCACTGCGGCGCGCGGGGTTGATGTTGTCGCCGAAACCGACGAGGGGCCGCTGTTTGAGGAAATCCGCGGCGAAATCAGCGAATTTGCCAATGAGGCGGTTCTGCAGTTTGTCGATCCGCTGGCCGATCACGCCCCCGCCTCGGCACGATCGCGCAGGCTTGAAGGCGAGCCGCTGCGCCAGCGTGACCTGCAGCTGAGCATTGCAATCGATCCGGGGCTTGCGCGCATGACTGCCGATCGCTGGCTGCACGATCACCGGATGCAGCGCCGGCGGTTGCGGTTTGCGCTGCCGCCGCAAGCGGTCGCACTTCAGCCCGGCGATACGATCCGTCTGTTGCCCGACACGGCGCCGCGTGGCCTGTTCCGCGTCACCCGTATCGAGGACGGTGATCTGCGTCGGATCGAGGCGGTGTCGCATGCAGGGGCAGCGACTGCGGCGGCGGTGGAAAGCTTGCAGGACCGTGCGGCGGACGACGCCAACGCCTTTTTTGCCCCCGAAATTGTCTTTCTCGACCTGCCGGTACTCTCCGGAACGGAGGTAACGGCTTGGGCGCGGGCAGCCGGCCTGTCGCGGCCATGGCGCCGGGTGGCGCTGTCGAGTTCGGTGGAAGAAGAGGGCTATCGGCTGCGCGCGACGCTGGATGCGCCAGCCCGGATCGGGCAACTGGCAACGCCGTTGCTGCCGGGGTTTGCGGAGGGGAGACTCGATCGGAGCAGGGCAGTGGAGGTCGATCTGGCTTTTAGCGGACTGGCAACGGTGAGCCGACTGGCGCTTCTCAACGGTGCCAATGCGGCTGCGGTGCGCTCGGTCACAGGTATCTGGGAAGTGCTGCAATTCGAGGTCGCCGAGGAAATCTCGTCCGACCGCTGGCGGCTCGAAAATCTGTTGCGCGGGCAGGCCGGAACCGACGATGCCATGCGTGCCGGCGCGGAGGCCGACGCCACTTTCGTGTTGCTCGATACCGCGGTCAGGCCGCTGGGCCTGTTGCCGGAGGAAGCGGGGCGCGATCTCAACTGGATTGCCGAACCTGCCGGTGCTGCCGCCCGTGGCGCGACGCCGCAGCTGTTTGCCGGCGGTGAGCGCGCGTTGATTCCGCTGTCGCCGGTGCATCTGAGGGCCTGCCGTCAGCCCGGTGGCGTGCTGTTTGACTGGATCCGGCGCGGCAGGATCGGCGCCGACAACTGGACGCCTGCCGAAATTGCCAATGATGAGAACAGCGAGCGCTACCGGGTGGAACTGCTTGAGGCAGGGGCAGTGCTGCGCAGCATCGAGGTGGATAGCGCGCAATGGTTCTATCCCGATGCCGACGAACTCACCGATTTCGGCGCACCGCAGACCGAATTGACGCTGCGGGTGGCCCAGGCAGGCAAGTTCCTGCCTTGGGGCGTGGCCCGGACCGCCACGGTCCGACCTTGA
- a CDS encoding response regulator transcription factor: protein MRILIVEDDKDLNRQLAEALEEQAYVVDRAHDGEEGHFLGDTEPYDAVILDIGLPEMDGVTVLEKWRADGRIMPVLILTARDRWSDKVAGIDAGADDYVTKPFHVEEVLARIRALIRRASGHASSEIACGSVRLDTKASKASVDGVTLKLTSHEFRLLSYLMHHMGEVVSRTELVEHMYDQDFDRDSNTIEVFVGRLRKKIGVELIETVRGLGYRMTPPEGAGTGKTG, encoded by the coding sequence GTGCGCATTCTAATCGTTGAGGATGACAAGGATCTCAATCGCCAGCTTGCCGAGGCGCTGGAGGAGCAGGCCTATGTGGTCGACCGCGCCCATGACGGCGAGGAAGGCCATTTTCTTGGCGATACCGAGCCGTATGACGCGGTGATCCTCGATATCGGCTTGCCGGAAATGGACGGCGTGACGGTGCTGGAAAAATGGCGCGCTGACGGCCGGATAATGCCGGTGCTGATTCTGACCGCTCGCGATCGCTGGAGCGACAAGGTTGCCGGCATCGATGCGGGGGCCGACGACTACGTCACCAAACCGTTTCATGTCGAGGAAGTGCTGGCGCGAATCCGCGCCTTGATCCGCCGCGCTTCGGGGCACGCCAGTTCCGAAATCGCCTGCGGTTCGGTGCGGCTCGACACCAAGGCCTCCAAGGCGAGTGTCGACGGGGTGACGCTGAAGCTCACCAGCCATGAGTTCCGGCTGCTTTCCTATCTCATGCACCACATGGGCGAGGTGGTGTCGCGCACCGAACTGGTCGAACACATGTACGATCAGGATTTCGACCGCGATTCCAACACCATCGAAGTGTTTGTCGGGCGTCTGCGCAAGAAGATCGGCGTTGAGCTGATCGAGACGGTGCGCGGGCTCGGCTACCGCATGACACCGCCCGAGGGGGCAGGTACGGGCAAGACCGGATGA
- the ccmI gene encoding c-type cytochrome biogenesis protein CcmI, which translates to MLFWVIAAVMTAVATLVLLGPLARSRSQSSDVPELHDVEVYRDQLAEVDRDLAGGLVEPAQAEVARTEISRRLLAAARKSDAAEAGVGRHNNRGLRRAAIIVVALFMPLAALTVYLELGRPDLPQLPLAARLQADPENVDIAMLVSRAEQHLATNPDDGRGWEVLGPIYLRTGQFAESVTAFRKAVALLGPSAGRLSNLGEALYSQAGGIVTEEAGLAFQTARELDPNDPKPQFFLALGLSQSGKREAALSAFSAMAESAPAEAPWLPAVRTHIAELQAGSGLVPGPLSGAGSTPRGPSAADVVAAQDMSPQERQEMIGTMISGLESRLGENPDNIEGWLRLVRSLVVIGEEARAQTALDRAFAVFATPGADNQRLVAIADELDLVATATLGGVPMAPAKPALQSAPGKPAAAIKTPFILPGVNPDTVNGAAPGGPSQADIAAADSMPVEDRMAMIRGMVESLDSKLNENPDNMEGWLRLVRSYAVLGDPGAAGAALQKASLTFPGDSEGGRALAELATELGLNIAMESR; encoded by the coding sequence ATGTTATTTTGGGTAATTGCAGCCGTCATGACCGCCGTTGCGACTCTGGTTCTGTTGGGACCATTGGCGCGATCTCGTTCGCAATCGTCGGACGTGCCGGAACTCCATGACGTGGAAGTCTATCGTGACCAATTGGCCGAGGTTGACCGCGATCTCGCCGGCGGCCTCGTCGAACCGGCGCAGGCGGAGGTCGCGCGCACCGAAATCTCGCGCAGACTGCTGGCCGCAGCGCGCAAGAGCGATGCTGCCGAAGCCGGCGTTGGCCGCCACAACAACCGTGGTCTGCGCCGTGCGGCGATCATTGTTGTCGCCCTGTTCATGCCGTTGGCGGCTCTCACCGTCTATCTGGAACTCGGACGGCCTGACCTGCCGCAATTGCCGTTGGCCGCGCGCCTCCAGGCCGATCCCGAAAATGTCGACATCGCCATGCTGGTCAGCCGCGCCGAGCAGCATCTGGCCACCAACCCCGATGATGGCAGGGGCTGGGAAGTGCTCGGTCCGATTTATCTCAGGACCGGACAGTTCGCGGAATCAGTCACTGCGTTCCGCAAGGCGGTCGCCCTCCTCGGGCCATCGGCGGGCCGGTTGTCCAATCTCGGTGAAGCCCTGTATTCGCAGGCCGGAGGCATTGTCACCGAAGAAGCGGGGCTAGCTTTCCAGACCGCTCGCGAGCTTGATCCCAACGATCCCAAGCCGCAGTTCTTTCTGGCACTGGGTTTGTCACAATCGGGCAAGCGCGAGGCGGCGTTGTCGGCCTTTTCCGCCATGGCCGAGAGCGCACCGGCCGAAGCGCCATGGCTTCCCGCCGTGCGCACTCATATTGCCGAGTTGCAGGCGGGCTCCGGCCTGGTTCCCGGCCCGTTGTCTGGTGCGGGATCGACGCCGCGTGGACCATCGGCTGCCGATGTTGTCGCCGCCCAGGACATGAGCCCGCAAGAGCGCCAGGAGATGATTGGCACGATGATCAGCGGGCTGGAATCCCGGCTTGGCGAAAATCCCGATAACATTGAAGGCTGGCTGCGGCTGGTGCGGTCGCTTGTCGTGATCGGCGAAGAGGCCCGGGCGCAGACCGCGCTCGATCGCGCATTTGCCGTGTTTGCCACTCCAGGCGCTGACAATCAGCGGTTGGTCGCCATTGCCGATGAACTTGATCTGGTTGCCACGGCCACGCTCGGCGGCGTGCCGATGGCGCCGGCCAAGCCGGCCTTGCAGTCCGCTCCGGGTAAACCGGCCGCGGCGATCAAGACGCCGTTTATTCTGCCGGGGGTCAATCCGGATACGGTCAACGGCGCTGCGCCGGGCGGGCCTAGCCAGGCCGATATTGCCGCCGCCGACAGCATGCCGGTCGAGGACCGCATGGCAATGATCCGCGGCATGGTGGAATCGCTCGATTCCAAGCTCAACGAAAACCCGGACAATATGGAAGGCTGGCTGCGGCTGGTGCGCTCCTACGCGGTGCTTGGCGATCCCGGCGCCGCGGGCGCGGCGTTGCAAAAGGCATCGCTGACATTCCCCGGAGACAGCGAAGGTGGCCGGGCACTGGCCGAACTCGCCACTGAACTGGGTCTCAATATTGCGATGGAAAGCCGATGA
- the ccmE gene encoding cytochrome c maturation protein CcmE, with the protein MNRKQKRLIIIAAGAVFLVGAAALVTSALREQIVFFNSPTDVLAQPLAPGTRVRLGGLVEEGSVERGENSTVTFAVTDTNASVKVHYVGILPDLFREGQGVVTEGTFSPELGIFEADMVLAKHDENYMPKEVADALKAQGVWQEGDPTPGVGDQPTSGN; encoded by the coding sequence ATGAACCGCAAGCAGAAGAGATTGATTATCATTGCCGCAGGTGCGGTATTTCTGGTGGGCGCGGCCGCACTGGTAACCTCGGCGCTGCGCGAGCAGATCGTGTTTTTCAATTCGCCCACCGACGTGCTGGCGCAACCGCTGGCGCCGGGCACGCGGGTGCGGCTAGGCGGACTTGTCGAGGAAGGCTCGGTAGAGCGCGGCGAGAATTCAACGGTAACCTTTGCCGTCACCGATACCAACGCATCGGTGAAGGTGCACTATGTCGGTATTCTCCCCGACCTGTTCCGCGAGGGGCAGGGAGTGGTGACAGAAGGAACGTTCTCGCCCGAGCTGGGCATCTTCGAAGCCGACATGGTGCTGGCCAAGCATGACGAGAATTACATGCCCAAGGAAGTTGCAGACGCACTCAAGGCACAGGGCGTCTGGCAGGAAGGCGACCCGACGCCGGGCGTCGGGGATCAACCCACATCCGGCAATTGA
- a CDS encoding heme lyase CcmF/NrfE family subunit translates to MITEIGHFALVLALATSVVQSLVPLIGARRRDASLMAVGPKAALTTLMLVAISYVALTNAYVTSDFSVQNVIENSHSLKPMLYKITGVWGNHEGSMLLWLLILALFSGLVAVFGRNLPDTLKANVLSVQAWITVAFLLFVLLTSNPFARVDLPPIEGNDLNPILQDVGLAIHPPLLYLGYVGFSISFAFAIAALIEGRIDAAWARWVRPWTLAAWVFLTAGIAMGSYWAYYELGWGGWWFWDPVENSSFMPWLVGTALLHSALVMEKREALKIWTVLLAILTFSFSLLGAFLVRSGVLTSVHSFASDPVRGVFILLILVVFIGGALALFGLRAGSLKAGGIFAPISREGALVLNNLFLTTAAATVLIGTLYPLLLEATTGTKISVGPPFFNLTFGPLMVPLLLAVPFGPLLAWKRADLAGAAQRLYFAAGIALLVGLGMVFLRTGAPVLAGLGIALGVFLILGAFTDLALRSGVGRLSSGVAWGRLIGLPRSAFGAAFAHMGLGVAVIGIVAASTMSTESVVAMNPGDTAQVAGYELRFDGLREIAGPNYTAQQGEFTVLRGGVAVDNISAAKRFYPARGMPTTESGILTFGASQLYIALGELDPNGGMVVRIWWKSLVTLVWFGPILMMIGGLFSLSDRRLRIGAPNRARAKKTAGVTA, encoded by the coding sequence ATGATAACCGAGATCGGCCATTTCGCACTTGTTCTTGCCCTGGCGACGTCGGTGGTCCAGTCGCTGGTGCCGCTGATCGGTGCGCGCCGCAGGGATGCAAGCCTGATGGCCGTTGGCCCAAAGGCGGCGCTGACCACGCTGATGCTGGTGGCGATCTCCTATGTGGCGCTCACCAATGCCTATGTGACATCGGATTTTTCGGTCCAGAATGTCATCGAGAACTCGCATTCGCTCAAGCCGATGCTCTACAAGATCACCGGCGTGTGGGGCAATCACGAAGGCTCGATGTTGCTGTGGCTGCTGATTCTGGCGCTGTTTTCGGGGCTGGTGGCGGTGTTTGGCCGCAACCTGCCTGATACGCTCAAAGCCAATGTGCTTTCGGTTCAGGCCTGGATCACCGTGGCGTTTCTGCTGTTCGTGCTGCTGACTTCGAACCCGTTCGCGCGGGTTGATCTGCCGCCGATAGAAGGCAATGACCTCAACCCGATCCTTCAGGATGTTGGGCTGGCGATCCACCCGCCGTTGCTCTATCTCGGCTATGTCGGCTTCTCGATCTCCTTTGCCTTTGCCATCGCCGCGCTGATCGAGGGTCGCATCGATGCGGCCTGGGCGCGCTGGGTCCGGCCCTGGACATTGGCGGCGTGGGTCTTCCTGACCGCGGGCATCGCCATGGGCAGCTACTGGGCCTATTATGAGCTTGGCTGGGGTGGCTGGTGGTTCTGGGATCCGGTGGAAAACTCCTCCTTCATGCCCTGGCTGGTCGGCACCGCGCTGCTGCATTCGGCGCTGGTGATGGAAAAGCGTGAAGCGCTGAAGATCTGGACCGTACTGCTGGCGATCCTGACGTTTTCGTTTTCGCTGCTGGGCGCGTTCCTGGTCCGTTCGGGCGTGCTGACCTCGGTGCATTCCTTTGCTTCCGATCCGGTTCGCGGCGTATTCATCCTACTTATTCTGGTGGTATTTATTGGCGGCGCCCTGGCGCTGTTCGGCCTGCGCGCCGGCTCTTTGAAGGCGGGCGGCATTTTTGCTCCGATATCGCGCGAAGGGGCGCTGGTGCTCAACAACCTGTTTTTGACAACGGCGGCTGCCACCGTTTTGATCGGCACGCTTTACCCGCTGTTGCTGGAAGCCACGACCGGAACCAAGATTTCAGTCGGCCCGCCGTTCTTCAACCTGACGTTTGGTCCGCTGATGGTGCCGCTGCTGCTGGCGGTGCCATTCGGGCCGCTGTTGGCGTGGAAGCGTGCCGACTTGGCAGGTGCTGCGCAACGACTCTATTTCGCCGCCGGCATTGCGCTGCTGGTGGGCCTCGGCATGGTCTTCCTGCGCACGGGTGCACCGGTGCTGGCGGGGCTGGGCATTGCGCTTGGTGTCTTCCTGATCCTTGGTGCTTTCACCGACCTGGCCTTGCGCTCGGGCGTTGGCCGGCTCAGCTCAGGCGTGGCCTGGGGCCGCCTGATCGGTCTGCCGCGCTCGGCCTTTGGCGCAGCCTTTGCGCATATGGGGCTTGGCGTTGCTGTCATCGGCATCGTTGCGGCCAGCACGATGTCCACCGAATCGGTGGTCGCCATGAATCCCGGCGACACCGCGCAAGTGGCTGGCTATGAACTGCGGTTTGACGGTCTGCGCGAGATCGCCGGACCCAATTACACTGCGCAACAGGGTGAGTTCACCGTGTTGCGTGGTGGCGTGGCCGTGGACAACATCAGCGCAGCGAAGCGGTTTTACCCGGCCCGCGGCATGCCCACTACCGAATCGGGAATCCTAACATTCGGCGCCAGCCAGCTTTACATCGCGCTTGGTGAACTCGACCCGAATGGTGGAATGGTGGTGCGGATCTGGTGGAAATCGCTGGTGACGCTGGTCTGGTTCGGCCCGATCCTGATGATGATTGGGGGGCTGTTCTCGCTTTCCGACCGGCGATTGCGCATCGGCGCTCCGAACCGTGCCCGTGCCAAGAAGACAGCCGGGGTAACGGCATGA
- a CDS encoding cytochrome c-type biogenesis protein, translated as MNLLRQALALLLLTIALASPSWAVNPDEVLDNPVLEARARTLSKELRCMVCQNQSIDDSNAELARDLRVLVRDRLVAGDSDEAVLDYVVSRYGEFVLLKPRFTLQTLMLWGGPALILLIGGIAMLVLSRGRSRAASATGAAGLSEAEQVELAKLLTDRDQQA; from the coding sequence ATGAACCTGCTGCGCCAGGCGCTGGCTCTATTGCTGCTGACAATTGCGTTGGCGTCGCCTTCATGGGCGGTCAATCCCGATGAAGTGCTCGACAATCCGGTGCTGGAGGCCCGCGCCCGAACGCTCTCGAAAGAGTTGCGGTGCATGGTTTGCCAGAACCAGTCGATCGACGATTCCAATGCCGAACTGGCGCGTGATCTGCGGGTTCTGGTGCGTGATCGATTGGTGGCTGGTGACAGCGACGAGGCGGTGCTCGACTACGTCGTCTCGCGGTACGGTGAATTCGTACTGCTCAAGCCTCGGTTTACCCTGCAGACACTGATGTTGTGGGGCGGTCCGGCGCTAATCCTGCTGATTGGCGGCATCGCGATGCTGGTCCTCAGCCGAGGTCGATCGCGGGCGGCAAGCGCCACCGGCGCTGCCGGGCTCAGCGAGGCTGAACAAGTCGAGCTCGCGAAACTGTTGACAGACCGTGATCAGCAAGCCTGA
- a CDS encoding bifunctional alpha/beta hydrolase/OsmC family protein — MTAHTIRADFEGHSGAKLAARLDLPAGAIRAWALFAHCFTCSKDTLAARRISGELARAGIAVMRFDFTGLGSSDGEFASTNFSSNVADLRAAADWLAKHYDAPEILVGHSLGGAAVLALAGNLPSVKAVVTLGAPSEASHVIHNFGSRVDEIAAKGEAEVNLGGRTFTIQNQFIEDLNATSLAERIGSMKKALLVLHAPRDAVVGIDNAGAIFTAAKHPKSFVSLDGADHLLTNPADANYVAGVIASWAARYLASEVPRTANAPVEDVVVGETGQGKFQVSVQAGPHRFLADEPADVGGSDTGPTPYDLVAAGLGACTAMTLRMYARFKKIDLGLVTVTVSHNKVHAADCLECSENERAKGGKIDRFERMISIDGGAPAELADKIIEIANKCPVHRTLEHGAKVVTRLE; from the coding sequence ATGACGGCACACACCATTCGCGCGGATTTCGAAGGCCATTCCGGCGCCAAGCTGGCGGCGCGGCTCGATCTGCCCGCCGGTGCGATTCGAGCCTGGGCTTTGTTTGCGCATTGTTTCACCTGTTCCAAGGACACGCTTGCCGCTCGCCGGATTTCCGGTGAACTGGCGCGCGCTGGCATTGCCGTGATGCGGTTCGATTTTACCGGCCTGGGTTCGAGCGATGGCGAATTCGCCTCCACCAATTTTTCCTCCAATGTCGCCGACCTGCGCGCAGCCGCCGATTGGTTGGCCAAGCATTATGATGCGCCGGAAATTCTGGTTGGCCATTCGCTGGGTGGTGCCGCAGTGCTGGCGCTCGCTGGGAACTTGCCGTCGGTCAAGGCGGTGGTGACGCTTGGAGCACCGTCGGAAGCGAGCCATGTGATCCACAATTTCGGCAGCCGTGTCGATGAAATCGCCGCCAAGGGCGAAGCCGAGGTCAATCTCGGCGGACGTACCTTCACCATTCAGAACCAGTTCATCGAGGATCTCAACGCCACCAGCCTGGCCGAACGCATCGGTAGCATGAAAAAAGCGTTATTGGTGCTGCACGCCCCGCGCGACGCGGTGGTGGGCATCGACAATGCCGGCGCTATCTTCACCGCCGCCAAGCATCCCAAGAGCTTTGTCTCGCTTGATGGCGCCGATCATCTTCTCACCAACCCGGCGGACGCCAATTATGTTGCCGGGGTAATTGCTTCCTGGGCGGCGCGCTATCTGGCCAGCGAAGTCCCTCGGACTGCAAATGCACCCGTCGAGGATGTAGTGGTCGGCGAAACCGGGCAGGGCAAGTTTCAGGTTTCGGTTCAGGCCGGACCGCACCGGTTTCTGGCCGATGAACCGGCCGACGTCGGCGGCTCAGACACCGGGCCCACACCTTATGATTTGGTCGCCGCCGGGCTCGGCGCCTGCACGGCAATGACCCTGCGCATGTATGCCCGGTTCAAGAAGATCGACCTTGGTCTTGTCACCGTCACGGTGAGCCACAACAAGGTGCATGCTGCCGATTGCCTTGAGTGTAGCGAAAACGAACGCGCCAAAGGCGGCAAGATCGACCGTTTCGAACGGATGATCTCGATTGATGGCGGTGCGCCGGCGGAACTGGCGGACAAGATCATCGAGATCGCCAACAAATGTCCGGTCCACCGCACGCTCGAACATGGTGCAAAGGTCGTCACCCGCCTCGAATAA